A region of Hoplias malabaricus isolate fHopMal1 chromosome 12, fHopMal1.hap1, whole genome shotgun sequence DNA encodes the following proteins:
- the xrcc5 gene encoding X-ray repair cross-complementing protein 5: protein MARASKSALVICMDVGLSMSNSAPGLEPPFEQAKKIVQKFIQRQVFAENKDELALVLFGTDDTKNPLAQDGQYQNICVHRHLMLPDFHLLEEIENQLQPGSEHADWLDALIVCMDLLQKETMGKKYERLHIVLLTDLNTPACADQLDVIVGNLKKAGITLQFFLPFPVDERQGADAAGDVAGPRPPPYGGKGLSREQKQGLEMVKQVMTSLDEDDGLDEVYTFSDAIEKLSSFKRIERRPMAWPCQLTIGSSFSIRIVGYKAVCEEKVKKTWAVVDAESHQKDDVKRETVYCLNDDDETEVQKDDTIQGFRYGSDIVPFSKVDQDQMKYKSDGKSFAVLGFAKQDLINRHHFMGSQVVKVFAPREDEHAAVALSALIQALDSLRMVAIVRYAYDRRSNPQVGAAFPCIKEKYECLHYVQLPFMEDLRQFPFPSLENNKKFAASESQLAAVDAVIDSMMLVEEDEDGEKVDIFKVNNIPNPQFQRLFQCLHHRGVNPGTPLPPIDPWLKRILDRPQAVSARCQAPLQEMKKCFPLKEVVRKKEQKTSVDVFGNGDEPSAKKLKMDEEEKFNLAEISAGNVTSVGSVNPAKDFSVLIRQKTIPFDQACEQLTHRMEQLLGNRSTDYYMKTITCIQAFREQSVKASNAELFNSYMQSLKKSVPDRSLQEFWNLLVQDAVTLISKDEVENSTVSKQEANQFLMSEEKEEVAAAPSQDDAGDVDDLLDMM from the exons ATGGCGAGGGCGTCAAAG TCTGCTTTGGTGATATGCATGGATGTGGGTTTGTCTATGAGCAACTCAGCACCTGGTCTGGAGCCCCCATTTGAACAAGCGAAGAAGATCGTTCAGAAATTCATCCAGCGCCAG gtttttgctgaaaacaaggATGAGTTGGCCCTAGTCCTTTTTGGAACAGATGACACAAAGAATCCGCTGGCCCAAGATGGCCAGTACCAGAACATCTGTGTACACCGACATCTGATGTTGCCGGACTTTCATCTGCTGGAGGAAATTGAAAATCAGCTGCAGCCTGGCAGTGAGCACGCAGACT GGCTCGATGCTCTTATTGTATGCATGGATCTACTACAAAAAGAGACAAT GGGGAAGAAATACGAGAGGTTGCATATCGTCCTCCTCACGGACCTCAACACTCCGGCCTGTGCCGATCAGCTGGACGTCATTGTTGGCAACTTGAAGAAAGCTGGGATTACCCTGCAGTTCTT TCTTCCGTTTCCTGTGGATGAGAGGCAAGGGGCTGACGCAGCGGGAGATGTTGCAGGTCCCAGGCCTCCACCCTATGGAGGGAAAGGCCTGAGCAGAGAACAGAAGCAGGGTCTAGAGATGGTTAAACAAGTCATGACTTCTCTTGATGAAGATGATGGCCTGGATGAGGTCTACACGTTTAG TGATGCTATAGAGAAGCTCTCCAGCTTTAAGCGTATTGAGAGACGCCCGATGGCCTGGCCTTGTCAGCTCACCATCGGCAGCTCCTTTTCCATTCGCATCGTCGGATACAAAGCT GTGTGTGAAGAGAAGGTTAAAAAGACATGggcagtggtggatgctgagagTCACCAGAAAGACGATGTGAAGAGGGAGACTGTCTACTGCCTCAATGACGACGACGAGACTGAGGTGCAGAAGGATGACACTATTCAGG GTTTCCGTTATGGGAGTGATATTGTCCCATTCTCTAAAGTGGACCAAGATCAAATGAAGTATAAATCAGATGGAAAGAGTTTTGCTGTTCTGGGCTTTGCCAAGCAAGACCtg ATCAATCGTCATCATTTTATGGGCAGCCAGGTTGTTAAGGTTTTTGCTCCTAGAGAGGATGAG CATGCAGCTGTTGCACTCTCTGCTCTGATCCAAGCACTGGACAGCTTAAGGATGGTGGCTATTGTACGCTATGCTTATGACCGTCGCAGCAACCCTCAAGTGGGAGCTGCTTTTCCCTGCATCAAGGAGAAATATGag TGTCTGCACTATGTCCAGTTGCCCTTTATGGAGGACCTCCGTCAGTTCCCTTTCCCCTCACTGGAAAACAACAAGAAGTTTGCTGCTTCAG AGTCTCAGCTGGCGGCGGTAGATGCTGTCATAGACTccatgatgctggtggaggaggatgaagatggaGAGAAAGTGGACATATTCAAAGTCAACAACATCCCCAACCCTCAATTCCAGAGGCTTTTTCAG TGCTTGCACCATCGAGGTGTGAACCCAGGCACCCCCTTACCTCCTATAGACCCATGGCTAAAGAGGATACTAGACCGGCCCCAGGCAGTCTCGGCCCGCTGCCAAGCCCCCCTGCAGGAGATGAAAAAATGCTTCCCCCTGAAGGAGGTGGTGCGGAAGAAAGAGCAGAAGACTAGTGTGGACGTGTTTGGGAATGG AGATGAGCCAAGTGCGAAGAAGCTCAAAATGGATGAAGAGGAGAAATTCAATCTGGCTGAAATTTCAGCAGGAAACGTTACCTCG GTTGGCAGTGTGAACCCTGCCAAAGACTTCAGTGTTTTAATTCGGCAGAAGACCATTCCCTTTGACCAAG CATGCGAGCAGCTAACCCACAGGATGGAGCAGTTGCTGGGCAACAGAAGCACTGACTACTACATGAAGACCATCACCTGCATTCAGGCCTTTAGGGAGCAGTCTGTAAAG GCTTCAAATGCAGAACTTTTCAACAGCTACATGCAGTCTCTGAAGAAAAGTGTTCCGGACCGTAGTCTACAGGAATTCTGGAATCTGCTTGTTCAAG ATGCTGTAACATTAATCAGCAAGGATGAAGTGGAGAACAGCACTGTGTCCAAACAAGAGGCAAACCAG TTTTTGATGtctgaagagaaggaggaggtggCAGCAGCTCCTTCCCAGGATGATGCAGGAGATGTGGATGATTTG CTGGACATGATGTGA